The following DNA comes from Amycolatopsis albispora.
GCGCAGGACCCGTCGAACGAGGTGAAGCGGTACTACACGTACCGGAACCGGGGATATTTGCTGTCGCAGCCGGGGATGCGGAAGATCGGCGCGCTGGAGATCGTCCGGTTCGGCCTGTACTTCGTGGGTGTGAAGCGGGATCCGAAGGCGTTCCTGCAGTGGCTGAAACTGGTGCGCCAGGGGCGGCGGGAACACTTCTTCCGGTACTGATCTTGTTTTAGCTGGTGTAGGGGTACAGGGTCAGCTGGCCCGGCTCGATGGTGACCAGAATCCACTTCCCGTGGATTTCTTCTCCGGTCGGTATTTCCATGGTCACCACGGAACTGCCCAGCCGGACGGCAAAGAGGTCGTCCCCGAGGGCGGATTCCACCAGCCCGACCAGTTCGATCCGGCCTTCGCGCCAGGCCAGGCGGGGTGCCCGCTCCGGGGTTGGGCCCCAGGTGAGCAACTCGGCGATCTCCAACTCGACTTCGCCGGTCGAAACGGGCCCAGCCCACTTGGCCACCGCGGCACCATAGGGCGAGTCGAACTCAACCAACCCGGCTTCGCCCTCTTTACGAACCACAACCCTCATCGCCGACTGCGCACGGTTTGCGGGAGCACTCCGGCACCCCACAGCTTGTCGAGGTGGCCGAGCAGGCCCATCAGGTCGCCTTCCCGAAGGCGCCGAAGTTCGGCCGAATTCTCCCCCGGATCGTCGCACCACGTGTCACGAATGTGGCTTTCGAGACGTTCCGCGTCTCGAAAGCCACATTCGTGACACTGCCCCTCGCTGATCGCCGCCCGCAGGTACAGGGCCTCGACCCGCTCGTACTCCTCGCGCGGGTCGTAGGCGCCAGCGTCACCGTACTTGGTCACCTTGTGCTGGAACGGAGGCAAACGACCTCCACCCAAACAGCGCGAAGGCAGGCTATTCGCCGATTACCGGGGGTGCGGTGCGCTGGTCGGTGCCGAAGATCTCGTCCGGGTCGCCTTCGAGGAGGTAGTTGGGGCGCGTGTGCTCTTCGTCCTCGCCGCCCTGGCCGCGGGCGCCGCCGGCGCCCATGCCGCCGCCCATGCCCGCGCCGCGGCCGGCGGCCGCACCGGGGCCGCCCATGCCGCGACCGGCGGCTTCGGCCGCGCCGACGCCGCCCGGCTTTGCCATGCCGGCACCGGACGCCGAACCCGCGCCGGCGCCACCACCGCCCGGACCGAAGCCCGGGGTGCCCGCGCCGCCGCCACCGCGGCCGATCTTGCTGTTGTAGTCACCGGCGCCACCACCGGGACCGAACTGCCCCATGCCGCCCATCGGCATCGGCGCGTACGGGCTCGGGTTGGTGGGGTTGATGTTCTGCCCGCCGGGATTGCTGAAGTTCGGCGGCTGGTACCCCTGCGGATTGGTGTTCGACGGCAGCGAGCCGGTGCCGATCTTCGAACCGTCCTGCAGCTGCGGTGGGGTGCCCACGGAACCACCGCCGCCGATGCCACCCGAGCCCGAGCCGCCGCCCGAACCGGAGCCGCCGCCGGGGATGTTGCCCGCCGAGCCGCCGTTGGAGCCGGAGCCACCGGTGCCGTCGTTGCCGTTGCCGCCCGGCGGGGTCACCGATCCGCCGCCACCGTCGTCGTACTTCGGGGGCTCGGCGAACACCGGCTGCTTCGAAGCGGCCTCGTACAACTCCTTGTCGTAGTCCGCCATCACGCCCGCGGCTTCGGTGTGCGCCTGCTGGCTCTTGTGATAGGTGTCGATGGACTCGTTGATGTTCGACATCAGGTCGAGCGGGTTGCTGCCCCACTTCTCCATCTCGGTGTTCCAGTCGAACGGAACCTCCTCGGGCATCTTGTTCTTCGCCCTGGTGGCCGCGTCCGCCTGCTGGAACATCACCTCCGACGCCAGCTTCGCGTTCTCGGAGTTGCCCTCGGACCAGGTGGCCAGGCTGCTGAAGTACTTGCGCGCGGAACTCGCGCCCTCGCCCTCCCAGGCCCCCATCGACTTGTTCACCGCGTCGCTGAGCGAGGTGGCGAAGTCCTTGAAGTCCTTGTGCAGCTGGTGGTAGGCGTCCGAAACCTGGACGACCTGCTCCGGCTTGAGATTGCTGTTGACGTACGAGCTGATCTGCGAGTGGTCGTGGCCGAGGTAGTCGGCGTCGGACGGCTTGAGCCCCTCGACGTACTGGACGTCACTGTTGGCGGTCAGCGTCCGGACGTTGTTCTCGCCCATCTTGTCGGCCTCGCCCTGCGCCTTCAGGCGGGCCTGCATCTCCAGGATCGGGCCGAGCAGCCAGCTGTCCTGCGGCACCCCGTTGGCAGCCTGTTCCTGCAGGTAGGCGTCGCGCTGCGAAGGCGACATCTCCTGCAGTTCCTGCGGCGTCTTCGGCGCTGCGGGGGGCGGCGTGGTCATCTCGGTTCCCCTCAGACGTTGTAGGTGGCCACGTCGGACTGAGCCGTCGCTTCGGTCTCGTCGTAGATCCCGGCGGCCCGCTGCAGCGCCTCGGTGGCCTGCACGAGCACCTGGTCGAACTGCTGGAGCACCACGTTCGCCGAGCCGGCCTCGTTGTCCGCGCCCTTCTGGTCGTGCGCGGCCACGGTGTAGCCGTAGTCGTGGCTGCCGAGCTGCGGGACCTGCCGGAGTGCGTCGTTGAAGGCCATCTGCGCCTTGAGGCGGTCGCGCATCTTGGTGATCGAGTCGATCATCCCGTGGACGGCGCCCTCTTCGATCTTGAACCCGCCCGACTTCGCGGCCTCGACCAGCTTGTGGGTCTCGGCCTTCGTCGAAGCGATGGCGTCGGCGTTCATCGAGCCCGCGAGCGGCTTCAGGCTGGAGAACGAGCCTTCAGCGGGAATCATCCTTGCCCCAACTCCTCAGTACCGTCAGCTGTCCCACCCGGATTCTACTCAGCACTCCGACGCCGGTGAATCACAAACGGTTCCATTGGCAAATGAGGGCGCTCACAGCGCTACAGATACCCCTCGAGCTGCTGGAACAGCTGCTGGGCGATGCGCGCGTTGTCGGCCGGGGCGTAGGTCAGCCACTGCTGGCCGTCGGCGGCCTGGCGCATGGTGCTGAAGTAGCGGCCGTCCTCGTTGTCGAACCAGGCGATCGGCGCCAGGTTCACCGGGGTGCCGTCCTGGCCGCGGACGAACGCGGTGAACTGGCCGATCCGCTTCTTCGGCTTCTCGAAGATGCGCTCGACCGCACGCAGCTGCGGTGGTGACGACGAGTGCGTCCGCGGTGCGGCGACACCGGCGAACGGGTCGTAGCTGTCGTCGGCGTGACGCGGGCGCTTCGGGCGCGGCGCGGGCTTGGCGATGGTCACCGACTGGCCGGGACCCGCCGGGGTCATCGGCAGCAGGTCGACGATGGCGGGCACCACGCCGGTCGGCCGCGCCTCCTCGAAGACCAGCAGGTTCTCGTCCTGCCGGACCACCACGCCGAACTGGCCGTCCGCGGCGGACCTGGCGAACAACCGCTTGCCGCCTTCGAGCTGCGCGGCCGCGGTGATCGCCACCGGCGCGCGGACGAAGGCGCCGAGCGCGATTTCGACGTCACCGTCGAGGCGGCCGCGGTGCAGCATGCCGCGGGATTCCAGGTCGCGGAAAACGGCGTCGCGCACCTGCATGCGCTGGGTGCGCGTGGTGCCGATGTGCGGTATCTGGAAGGGAAAGGGCGCCCGGCCGAGGCGGGTGTGCTCGAGCAGGATGTCCACCGCCGCCAGCGACAGCGAGAACGAGTGGGCCATTTCCTCTTCCCCCGTTGAACGCGCGAAACCCGGTCGCCACAGCACGTTAGCCCACCGGACGGCTCCGCTGTCAGCGAACCGCCTTGTCCGCGGGAGATCAACGCTGCTGTGCTGGGACCATGACCGAATCCAGGCCCGCACTCGTCGTACATCTGGCCACCGGTGGCGAGCCGCTGGTCTTCGCCCTCGAACCCGAAACCGACCTGGTCGAGTTCCAGAAGCGGCTGCGCCTGCAACTGGAGCACGGCTCGGTGGACGCGGTGAAGACCAAGGAGGGCACCACGGTCTTCGTGCACTACGGCAAGGTGGCCGCCGCCTACGTCGAAGACCTCCAGCGCAAGGGCAAGGTGTTCGGGCTCCACTAAGGGACGAGCAGGTCGAGCAGCGCGGCCTTCGTCTGCGGCCGTCCGGCCGCGATCAGGGTGAACACGGCCTCGCGGGCGAGCCGCTGGGGGTGGTTCGCGCGGAGCACGCTGGCACTGCCGGTGGCGGCGACCAGCACACCGGCGGCGCGGTGGGCCAGTTCGGACGCGGCCGCGCGCGCCGGGTACAGCAGGTCCGCGTCCGCCAGCCCGGCGTCGAGGCGGCGGCGGACCTCGTCGAGCTCGGCACGCAGCTTCGCCGCGCGCCCGGTGTCGCCGAGTTCTTCGAGCAGCCGGATGATCCGCCCGGTCAGGCCGCAGGCGAGGCAGCCGTTGAGCCGGGAGCCGACCACCTGCCCGGCCGGCATCTCGGCGTGCGTGGTCTCGCCGACCACCTGGTCCGCGGGCAGTTCGTAACCGTCGAATTCGAGGCGGACGGTGCTGGTGGCCTGCGCGGCGACCAGGTCGAGGCCCTCGACCCGCAGCGTGCGCCCGGCGGCCGGTTCGACCAGGCCGTTGATCACCTGGTCGCCGTCGCGGGCGGAAACCTGCAGGAAGTCGATGTTGCCCCAGCCGCTGACGAACGGGGCTTCACCGTGCAGCCGGAACCCGCCGTCCACCCGCTCGGCACGCAGCCGCGGCACCGGCGGAATGGCCCCGGCGAACGCGACCCCGAAGCGGGTCTCACCCTTGAGGGCCGCCGCGAGGTGCTGTTCGCGGAGGTCGGCGCTGGGCGTCGAGCTGAGCGCGAGCACCACGCCGTGGTGCTGCATCCAGGTGAACGTCGTGCTCAGGCAGCCGCCGACGAGCGTCTCCAGCACGGCGACGATCTCGGGCAGTTCGAGGCCGGGACCACCGATCTCGGCGGGCGCGGCGAGGGCGTAGAAACCCTCCTCGGCCAGCAGGTCGAAGTGGCTGCCCGGCACCACACCGCGCGCGTCGACCGCGTTGGCGGCCGGGAAGAACACCTCGTCGGCGATGCGCCGGGCCCGATCAAGGAAAACGCCCATGGACTTAGGCTAACCTAAGTCCATGGGCGGAAAGCACTAGCTCACAGCTCGTAGAGGCGCGTCCAGTTCTCGCGACTGGTCAGCTCGGGCATCGCGCGCTTGTACTGCTCCTGCACCGCGGCACCCTCCTTCCGCAGCCGCTGCAGCACCTTGATGCCGCGCTTGCCCAGTTCGAACATGCGGTCCCGGTCGTACTTGCGGACCCGCACGCCCTCCTGCGAGGCGTCGGTCACCACGGCGGTGTCGAACAGCGAGATGTGCCACCAGGTGGCCTCGTCGTTCGGCACCGCGCCCAGGCTGAACCGGTGCTTGCCGAGCAGCCGGTCGATGATGCGCTTGAGCAGGATGACCCGCTGCAGGCTCGGCCGCGGCGCCGCGTTGATGATGCCGATGTCCGAGGACGCGATGCCCGGCACCTCGGTCGCCTTGTGGCGCTTGGTCTCCGGGTACTCCTCGCGGATCTTCCGGATCTCCTTCATCGCCGCGACGCCGCCGTCACGCAGGATCTCCGGGCCCTCGAGAAAGTCCTCGACCGCCTTGATCAGCGTGGCCGACAGGCCGTACTGCATGCCCAGCAGGTACCGGACCAGCTGCGCCACCAGCACGCGCGTGAGCAGGTTCAGGTTGAACGGGCTGTGCAGCGCGGCGGTGATGATCGAGTTGCGCAGGTTGAAGTACCGGTGCCACTCGTCCCAGTCCTTCCAGCCGAAGTCGGCGTGCCAGACGCCGGCCCCGGGCAGGGTGACCGTCGGGAAGCCCTTGCCGCGGGCGCGGTAGCTGTACTCCGCGTCGTCCCACTGGAAGAAGAACGGCAGCGGGTAGCCGATCTCCTTGACCACCTCGTACGGGATCAGGCACGACCACCAGCCGTTGTACCCGGCGTCGAGGCGGCGCTCCTGCCGGTTCGGCTTGCCGGTCTCCTCGTCCACGCCGAGCAGGTCGGCGGTGTTCAGGGAGTGCTCCACCGGCTGGCCGGGCTCCAGCGTGTTCAGCCGCGCGTACTCGGCGCCGACGTGCAGCTGGTCCGGGTGCAGCAGGTTGAGCATCT
Coding sequences within:
- a CDS encoding ESX secretion-associated protein EspG, coding for MAHSFSLSLAAVDILLEHTRLGRAPFPFQIPHIGTTRTQRMQVRDAVFRDLESRGMLHRGRLDGDVEIALGAFVRAPVAITAAAQLEGGKRLFARSAADGQFGVVVRQDENLLVFEEARPTGVVPAIVDLLPMTPAGPGQSVTIAKPAPRPKRPRHADDSYDPFAGVAAPRTHSSSPPQLRAVERIFEKPKKRIGQFTAFVRGQDGTPVNLAPIAWFDNEDGRYFSTMRQAADGQQWLTYAPADNARIAQQLFQQLEGYL
- a CDS encoding acyl-CoA dehydrogenase family protein → MGVFLDRARRIADEVFFPAANAVDARGVVPGSHFDLLAEEGFYALAAPAEIGGPGLELPEIVAVLETLVGGCLSTTFTWMQHHGVVLALSSTPSADLREQHLAAALKGETRFGVAFAGAIPPVPRLRAERVDGGFRLHGEAPFVSGWGNIDFLQVSARDGDQVINGLVEPAAGRTLRVEGLDLVAAQATSTVRLEFDGYELPADQVVGETTHAEMPAGQVVGSRLNGCLACGLTGRIIRLLEELGDTGRAAKLRAELDEVRRRLDAGLADADLLYPARAAASELAHRAAGVLVAATGSASVLRANHPQRLAREAVFTLIAAGRPQTKAALLDLLVP
- a CDS encoding glycosyltransferase — translated: MASNGTLPDASGEEQTVFSERTPSERLLAQRGLFAGPSEVVSKDLYAEVTLGVAARRRTGVTLEPSAKVSGNTYFGRFPASYWQRWTTVDKVRVEATVTGDGLLTIGASDFEGEHRTVTAREITGANATQVSLEAKIDKFYDGGALWLDLSTEAGQQLTVERVRWTVDSPERIRPTAVTICTMNRADDCLSNLQALAGDLNSLETLDAIYVADQGTDRVESREGFAQVVKDLGDKLHYITQPNLGGAGGFTRGLYEVAGHTETEHANVLFMDDDVLLEPDLVIRLTAFSNRAANPIIVGGQMLNLLHPDQLHVGAEYARLNTLEPGQPVEHSLNTADLLGVDEETGKPNRQERRLDAGYNGWWSCLIPYEVVKEIGYPLPFFFQWDDAEYSYRARGKGFPTVTLPGAGVWHADFGWKDWDEWHRYFNLRNSIITAALHSPFNLNLLTRVLVAQLVRYLLGMQYGLSATLIKAVEDFLEGPEILRDGGVAAMKEIRKIREEYPETKRHKATEVPGIASSDIGIINAAPRPSLQRVILLKRIIDRLLGKHRFSLGAVPNDEATWWHISLFDTAVVTDASQEGVRVRKYDRDRMFELGKRGIKVLQRLRKEGAAVQEQYKRAMPELTSRENWTRLYEL